The Streptomyces sp. CC0208 genome window below encodes:
- a CDS encoding MoaD/ThiS family protein, whose protein sequence is MAIEVRIPTILRTYTDGQKAVEGNGNTLAELFADLETRHAGVQARIVDGGELRRFVNVYLNDEDVRFLDGINTKLTDGDNVTILPAVAGGMA, encoded by the coding sequence ATGGCCATCGAGGTCCGCATCCCGACCATCCTCCGCACCTACACCGACGGCCAGAAGGCGGTGGAGGGCAACGGGAACACCCTCGCCGAGCTCTTCGCCGACCTCGAGACCCGGCATGCGGGCGTCCAGGCCCGCATCGTGGACGGCGGCGAGCTGCGCCGCTTCGTCAACGTCTACCTGAACGACGAGGACGTCCGCTTCCTCGACGGCATCAACACCAAGCTCACCGACGGCGACAACGTCACGATCCTGCCGGCCGTCGCCGGCGGCATGGCCTGA
- a CDS encoding cysteine synthase — translation MRYDSPLAAVGNTPLVRLPRLSPSADVRIWAKLEDRNPTGSVKDRPALHMIEQAEKDGRLTPGCTILEPTSGNTGISLAMAAKLKGYRMVCVMPENTSQERRDLLGMWGAEIIPSPAAGGSNTAVRVAKELSAEHPDWVMLYQYGNPDNAGAHYATTGPEILADLPSITHFVAGLGTTGTLMGVGRYLRENKPDVKIVAAEPRYDDLVYGLRNLDEGFVPELYDASVLTTRFSVGSADAVTRTRELLQQEGIFAGVSTGAALHAAIGVGSKALKAGESADIVFVVADGGWKYLSTGVYTAATTEEAIETLQGQLWA, via the coding sequence ATGCGCTACGACTCCCCGCTGGCCGCGGTGGGCAACACCCCTCTGGTGCGCCTGCCGCGGCTCTCGCCGTCCGCCGACGTACGCATCTGGGCGAAGCTGGAGGACCGCAACCCGACCGGCTCGGTCAAGGACCGCCCCGCCCTGCACATGATCGAGCAGGCGGAGAAGGACGGCCGCCTGACCCCGGGCTGCACCATCCTGGAGCCCACCTCCGGCAACACCGGCATCTCCCTGGCCATGGCGGCCAAGCTCAAGGGCTACCGCATGGTCTGCGTGATGCCCGAGAACACCTCCCAGGAGCGCCGCGACCTGCTCGGGATGTGGGGGGCCGAGATCATCCCGTCCCCCGCCGCGGGCGGCTCCAACACCGCCGTACGGGTCGCCAAGGAGCTCTCCGCCGAGCACCCCGACTGGGTGATGCTCTACCAGTACGGCAACCCCGACAACGCCGGCGCCCACTACGCGACCACCGGCCCGGAGATCCTCGCCGACCTCCCCTCGATCACCCACTTCGTCGCGGGCCTCGGCACCACCGGCACCCTGATGGGCGTAGGCCGCTACCTGCGTGAGAACAAGCCGGACGTGAAGATCGTCGCCGCCGAGCCGCGCTACGACGACCTGGTGTACGGGCTCAGGAACCTGGACGAGGGCTTCGTACCGGAGCTGTACGACGCCTCGGTGCTGACCACCCGCTTCTCCGTCGGCTCCGCCGACGCGGTCACCCGCACCCGCGAGCTCCTCCAGCAGGAGGGCATCTTCGCGGGCGTCTCCACCGGCGCCGCCCTGCACGCGGCGATCGGCGTCGGCAGCAAGGCGCTGAAGGCGGGGGAGTCCGCCGACATCGTGTTCGTCGTGGCCGACGGCGGCTGGAAGTACCTCTCGACGGGCGTCTACACCGCCGCGACCACGGAGGAAGCGATCGAGACGCTGCAGGGCCAGCTCTGGGCGTGA
- a CDS encoding type II toxin-antitoxin system PemK/MazF family toxin, which produces MDTSWWLALAAVILLALVATLVDGWGRGHRPRGRADRTTRPSGRTTGGRPRPAEIWWAVVPYEDGPGAKDRPCLVLSVRGRRATVAKITSKYHDERAGVIPLPPGSVGDAQGRASFLETDELREVPVGDFRRKAGVVDPVLWDQVRHLAT; this is translated from the coding sequence ATGGACACGTCCTGGTGGCTCGCGCTCGCCGCGGTGATACTGCTCGCGCTGGTCGCCACGCTCGTGGACGGGTGGGGGCGGGGGCACCGGCCCCGGGGCCGCGCGGACCGTACGACTCGGCCGTCCGGGCGTACGACGGGCGGGCGGCCGCGGCCCGCCGAGATCTGGTGGGCGGTGGTGCCGTACGAGGACGGGCCGGGAGCCAAGGACCGGCCGTGTCTCGTGCTGTCGGTGCGCGGCCGGCGCGCGACCGTCGCGAAGATCACCAGCAAGTACCACGACGAGCGGGCCGGGGTGATCCCACTGCCTCCGGGCTCGGTGGGCGACGCTCAGGGGCGCGCGAGCTTCCTGGAGACGGACGAGCTGCGGGAGGTGCCGGTGGGGGACTTCCGGCGCAAGGCGGGGGTGGTGGACCCGGTCCTGTGGGATCAGGTCCGTCACCTGGCGACGTAG
- a CDS encoding MBL fold metallo-hydrolase, producing MKLTVVGCSGSFPSAESACSSYLVEADGFRLLLDMGNGALGELQRHCGLYDLDAIFLSHLHADHCIDMCAYFVARYYRHDGGRCDPIPVYGPEGTEHRLTTAYADTPTASSMSEVFDFHTVKPSTFDIGPFTVHTERVAHPVEAYGIRVEHGGKSLTYSGDTGLSPALTELARDTDLFLCEAAFTHGKENIPDLHLNGREAGETATRAGARRLVLTHIPPWTDPQVNLADARAVFDGTVSLATPRQSYEI from the coding sequence ATGAAGCTCACCGTCGTCGGCTGCTCGGGGTCGTTCCCGTCCGCGGAATCGGCCTGCTCGAGCTACCTCGTCGAGGCCGACGGCTTCCGGCTGCTTCTCGACATGGGCAACGGTGCCCTTGGCGAGCTGCAGCGCCACTGCGGTCTCTACGACCTCGACGCGATCTTCCTCAGCCATCTGCACGCCGACCACTGCATCGACATGTGCGCGTACTTCGTCGCGCGCTACTACCGCCACGACGGCGGCCGCTGCGACCCCATCCCGGTCTACGGCCCCGAAGGCACCGAACACCGTCTGACCACGGCCTACGCCGACACCCCCACCGCCTCCTCCATGAGCGAGGTCTTCGACTTCCACACGGTCAAGCCGTCCACCTTCGACATCGGCCCGTTCACGGTCCACACGGAACGAGTGGCGCACCCGGTGGAGGCGTACGGCATCCGCGTCGAGCACGGCGGGAAGTCCCTGACGTACTCCGGCGACACGGGTCTGAGCCCCGCCCTGACCGAACTCGCCCGCGACACCGACCTGTTCCTGTGCGAGGCCGCCTTCACGCACGGCAAGGAGAACATCCCCGACCTGCACCTCAACGGCCGCGAGGCGGGTGAGACCGCGACCCGGGCAGGCGCCCGCCGCCTGGTCCTCACCCACATCCCCCCGTGGACCGACCCCCAGGTCAACCTCGCCGACGCGCGCGCGGTCTTCGACGGCACGGTGTCCCTGGCGACGCCGAGGCAGTCGTACGAGATCTAG